From the genome of Fusarium fujikuroi IMI 58289 draft genome, chromosome FFUJ_chr06:
gcCCTGGTGGGGATCACAAGCGCCGTGAGAGTACCGACAAGGTCCCTAAGAAGCCTGGTCGTAAGCCTCTTACATCCGAGCCCAGCTCGGTACGTTTTAACAACTGATTACATATAAAGTGTATTACTTACTAATTCATATAATAGAAGCGCAAGGCTCAAAACCGAGCCGCTCAGCGTGCTTTCAGAGAACGCAAGGAGAAGCACTTGAAGGACCTTGAGACAAAGGTCGAAGAGCTAGAGAAGGCTTCGCAGGCTGCCAACCATGAGAATGGCATGCTTCGAGCTCAGGTTGAGCGCATGACAGCTGAACTCAATCAGTATAAGCAGAAGGTCACAGTGATGTCAGCTACCAAGTCACTGCCCAGAGAAAAGGTTCCTTTCGGCAGCGCTGCCGTCAGCAACCTCAGCGATGTCAACTTCCAGTTCGAGTTTCCCAAATTCGGCATGCTTCCAGGACCACCTGTTAGCAAGACTGGCTCATCACCCACAAGCCCGGATCAGCAAAAGATCACATACCCAAGCCCTACCAAcagtctcaacaacaacgtGCAATCCGCACAACAATTCAAGGACGACTTGGCCAAGTTCTCGGGTGTCTTCAGCCCTTCCATGGCAAGCTCTGCCACCAATCCCTCTCGCGCGAGTGTTGACTCTGCAAGCTACAGCGTCAATGGCGCTTCCAGCTCCccatctgcttcatctcaTTCCAACACTGGCCCCAGCTCTTCTTGCGGAACATCACCCGAGCCTTTCAACCAGTCTCCCATGGGCTTCAAGCCTGTTGATACGATGGCTACCATTGGCGAGGAGCAGACACACCAGAACAGCAATAACAACCCCAGTCAGTTCGGCAACATTGatctcaacagcaccaaCTTTGACTGGCTGTCACAACAGAACGGTGGACAGTTTGACCCACAGCTCTTTGGTGATTATCGCGAGCCTCAAGAAAACGTCTTGGCAAACCCATCTTTCGACGACTTCTTCAACGATGCTCTTGACAGCGATTTCTTCACTCCTTACAACATGGCTCCTAACAGCCCCAGCGCGCATCTCAATGGGCAGGCCAAGAAGTCATCGAACCTCATTGATCAGATTGATGCTCAAAAGGAGTCCGATGACGAACCACTTAAGAAGCAGAACATGAACTGCAATCAACTGTGGTATGTATCAACTCATAGAATCAGAAAATGTCTGTCTCTAACACGTTTCCACAGGGAGAAACTTCAAGCTTGCCCCAAGGCACAGAATGGTGAATTCGACCTCGACGGCCTCTGCTCCGAACttaccaagaaggccaaatgCTCTGGCACTGGTCCTGTGGTTGCTGAGACCGACTTTGACACCATTCTGCAAAAGTATATGGGCAAAGACGTCTCCAGTAGTTGTGTCGCCCAACAGTTGGGTGTGGAAATAAAGTCGAGTGACCCAAACCAAGATAAGCATATTGGCCTGCCAATTTGAGGCCAGGCTTATTATGAACAAAGATTCGGCTGTACACTACAAACTTCGGCGGCATACCCAGCACACAGCTACACAATGATTAAGGCGTTTACAACAGACAGGATGGGATCGGAAAACCAAGGGATTCCGGCGCTTGATTTACCTCCGTCAACGGAATTGGATGCATGGAAAGGAGAAAGGATGATCTATGGTATGGTTCTATAGCATGCCATGAAATCTTCGACCTGTTAACTCAGCTTGAAATTTCTTGTGGGATTTACTTATGCTTTGTTTTTGGATGGACATTTTTTTGCTGCTATGAATAATTATGACTTATTTCTGGTTTCAACTGTCAGGGGCTTAACAGGGGATATTTGATGATCACTGTGACTTGGCAACGCACATGCTGATCAAAGATGTACATCAAAGGGACCATTCAACTTTCATTATACTACGTGAAGAGATCAATGTGTTGGAGGCGCTTTTGTGATATGATTATTAGTATTCAAAAGGATATAAATTGTACCCTGCAACGGCTATTTTGAGTCAGTCTGTAACATCCAGACGCTGCATGCGCCATTAAATTGAGATCTAAGAAGTTTGAATTGCAAGTAGAAGATCGCCGTGACATCATTTTTGAGGCCATCGTTGACTGAAAGCTGTTGTGATTTTTATCATGACATCTAATCTTAGTCATCAAGTGGAGCCAGGTGATCGCGACAAGGAAGCTTTAGCCAGACCAAATCATCTTGAACAAGCCGTACTCAGCTTAAAACCAACTCTCGCATGCCCAGTAGCGattgtttatttattttttggCCTTCAGCAGAGATTCCTGGAAAATACATTGACAGTCTCGATTCCAGCCTTGCACAAATAGCGATCTCCGATCCTTCACAATGCCAAAAGAGAAGAATTACAACCCCGTCCAGGCCCAGCGCAAAGCTGACAAGGCGAAAGCTCTCAAGAAAGGTGAGACGAATCCTGATGATCGCATTGGACCTTCTAACTGGAAACATAGGCAAGCATGAACGGCAAGAACGCCTAAACGAGAAGCTATCGCGAAAGAACCCCGAGCGCATTCAAAAACAGATCGACGACCTCAAGAAAATCACATCAAGCGGCGGCAAGCTTACTCGTCATGAGGAACAGACATTAGAAGGGCTCGAAAAGGAACTCAAAGCAGTGAAGAAGGCCAGAGAAGCACTTGGCGACAAAGCACCAACATTCAGTCGAGGATGGAACAGAGATCACGACTCAGGATCTAGGGTATTAGGGAAGAGGCGCAGAGGTTCTAATGATGCTACGACAAGCGACGATGAGGTTCCCGACGACGTCAAGAGTATTCCTATGCCTCGAGATACACCCCCGCCGATTCCCAAAGAAGTCATGGACAAATGGTATGCCGAACGACGAGCAAGGAGGGAGGCAGAGAACCCTACAAGGCCGGACGGCGAGGACAAACACCAAAAGAAGGAAGTGCCAGTCGTCGAAGCGAAAACCGTGTACGAAGCCAAGCCTGTGGTGCGCGATCTCAGAAAAGAGGCTGTTTCGGCATTTGTGCCTACGGcagtcaagatgaagatgaacaagggtcaaggtcaaggagggtTAATAGAGCCGGAGGAAGCAGATCGGCTAGAACAAGAGGGCTATCTCAAGACGGCGGATCGCAACGCGGAAGCACGACCCGATCAAGGCCAATCATCACGGCATGTGACCATGGAGGATgtggaagacgaggaggctTGATTCTGCAGAGGAGGTTAGTTCAGCCAGCTATGGTGCCATTGATGCAATTGACAGATAGTAATGCATAATTCCCCGACCAAAAGCATCCCAAAAGGATATAATTGGGCGAACCCATTCAATCACGACTTTTCAAGCCTATCAGAAGACCGATGTGACTCAGACCAACAGCGAGCTCGAGGGTTGAGGCCGGTTAAGATAGCGGCATAGGAATAAAGCTGGGGTAGAGAGGACCCATCTGACCACCCACAGTTCAATGACGGAGGACCAAGTGCGTTGACTATCTTGACCGACAATGTATGTTGCTCGTTTCCGATGAGGAAAGATGGCGAATTGGGCTGCATTAACAACGGGACTTGTCTTGAGAAGGCGTCTACCATGCTTTGGGCTTAGACCCAACAGGTCAGGTCTCTCTCAGTTGAGTTGGGATTTACGACCGTATATATCCGTGTAGAGGGTGgagctcaaggaccttgacgaACAAATGATGAGTTTTCATTACTCTCATGTCAACGAGGAACTCGACCACTACGGCAATTCAGGCCGCACTCCGAAAGCGGGCCTGGCTTTTTCGACCCGGGGCCACGCCGAAATCCGATCAttcttatatttaagcatGTCTAATCTTTTTGTTTTCGCCTCCGAGTGTAGTCTTCAACTCCATGTCTGATATGCTGCGACAGTTGtaaaagaaaggaagaaagaaaagcgTGCTAGGTATTTGGGGACGGAAAAGGAAACATTACGATTGCTCAAATAATGGATTGTCACCAAGTCACATCTCGTGCCCTctacgaggatgacgagatCAACGACCATGTCAACCAGCTCGACCAAGGAAACGAAACCAACGCAAAATCAGGAGCCGATCTAGAGAAGCAACCGACTGCAGCATCGACAGCGTCGTTCCAGGAAACCTATCCCGAGGGCGGCTTGCAGGCGTGGTCCGTGGTCGCTGGTTCGTGGTTCTCTCTATTCGCTTCGCTTGGACTAATGAACACTCTCGGCACGTTTCAGGCCTATGTTCTCGACAACCAACTCACAGAGTATAGCGAGGGTACTGTCGGTTGGATCTTTTCCATCTACACCTTTCTCGCCTTCTTTTGCGGTGTGTACATTGGTCCAGTCTTTGACAAGTATGGTCCGAGATGGCTTGTCATTGCCGGCGCTGTGTTCACCGTTGGCGGTATGATCTTTATGAGTTTTGCAACTGGTAAGTTTCTCTTTGAGATTGTGGTTTTGATGTGCTGACTGTTATAGAACTCTGGCACTTTGTCGTCGCCTTTGGCCTCCTCTGTGGTTTTGGATCATCACTTCTCTTCACACCATCGATCGCTGCTGTAGGCCACTTCTTCAAGGCTAGACGTGGACTAGCGACTGGCGTTGCATCTACTGCTGGTGGAATCGGCGGTATCATCTACCCCTTCATGCTGACGAGGCTAATCGAAAAGATTGGTTACGGATGGGCCACTCGAGTCATTGCTCTCATCTGCCTTTGCTGCAGTTTGATCGGTATCTGTCTTCTCAAATCTCGGCTTCCACCCGCCAAGGACGCTACTGCGCACCCCAactttctcatcttcaagagTCTGCCTTTCCTCTTCACCACGATTGGTGTCTTCATGTTGGAGTTCTCCCTCTTCATTCCTCTCGGCTACATCTCGACATATGCGCTGCACAAGGGCTTCGGAAAGGATTTCTCCTACAACCTCATTCCTATCCTCAACGCTGGTTCGGTCATCGGTCGACTTCTGCCCGGCTACTATGCCGATGTGATCGGTCCTTTTAACGTCAGCATCCTGGCTGTGATCCTTGCCATTGTGGCCTGCTTCTGCGTATGGCTACCTCTTGGTGGAACCACAGCTGGTGTCATTATCTTCACCGTCCTGTTCGGTTTCTCTTCTGGAACATCCATCGCCATTGCGCCTGTCTGTATCGGTCGACTGTGCAAAACGCAAGAGTATGGACGTTATTATGCTACGGCCTATACAATCGTGTCTTTTGCTTGTCTCATCGGTATTCCCATTGGTGGTAGCATCGTCCAGGCCAATGGTGGTGAATACTGGGGTCTTATCATCTTGACTGGTGCCGTTTACGTGGCATCCATGATCTCGTTGTTCCTGGCCAAGGTCACTCTCTTGGGCTGGCACAACTGGAAGGCTGCCCTTTGAGCATTCATCGAGCACATCAGCGTCTAACGGAATCAAACCTCGAGACTGAACGGCTGTCGTCTTTTATTGAAGACTGAACACAAATTTATGACACCATGAAAAGTATTGCTATTAT
Proteins encoded in this window:
- a CDS encoding related to AP1-like transcription factor, whose amino-acid sequence is MASTGTGGTLPPNFLLTPQQQNLLFAALNSNKQQLSGSSVDNSLTVSPTTFRNSAGQQKPATATGYQESPFLDNYDYDFGDSGFDFSFASEDQPSMIGDLPATSTEPNNNSGSVALSDSPETDTPEKRSYPDDEDDEDSPGGDHKRRESTDKVPKKPGRKPLTSEPSSKRKAQNRAAQRAFRERKEKHLKDLETKVEELEKASQAANHENGMLRAQVERMTAELNQYKQKVTVMSATKSLPREKVPFGSAAVSNLSDVNFQFEFPKFGMLPGPPVSKTGSSPTSPDQQKITYPSPTNSLNNNVQSAQQFKDDLAKFSGVFSPSMASSATNPSRASVDSASYSVNGASSSPSASSHSNTGPSSSCGTSPEPFNQSPMGFKPVDTMATIGEEQTHQNSNNNPSQFGNIDLNSTNFDWLSQQNGGQFDPQLFGDYREPQENVLANPSFDDFFNDALDSDFFTPYNMAPNSPSAHLNGQAKKSSNLIDQIDAQKESDDEPLKKQNMNCNQLWEKLQACPKAQNGEFDLDGLCSELTKKAKCSGTGPVVAETDFDTILQKYMGKDVSSSCVAQQLGVEIKSSDPNQDKHIGLPI
- a CDS encoding related to monocarboxylate transporter 2, yielding MDCHQVTSRALYEDDEINDHVNQLDQGNETNAKSGADLEKQPTAASTASFQETYPEGGLQAWSVVAGSWFSLFASLGLMNTLGTFQAYVLDNQLTEYSEGTVGWIFSIYTFLAFFCGVYIGPVFDKYGPRWLVIAGAVFTVGGMIFMSFATELWHFVVAFGLLCGFGSSLLFTPSIAAVGHFFKARRGLATGVASTAGGIGGIIYPFMLTRLIEKIGYGWATRVIALICLCCSLIGICLLKSRLPPAKDATAHPNFLIFKSLPFLFTTIGVFMLEFSLFIPLGYISTYALHKGFGKDFSYNLIPILNAGSVIGRLLPGYYADVIGPFNVSILAVILAIVACFCVWLPLGGTTAGVIIFTVLFGFSSGTSIAIAPVCIGRLCKTQEYGRYYATAYTIVSFACLIGIPIGGSIVQANGGEYWGLIILTGAVYVASMISLFLAKVTLLGWHNWKAAL